CCGCTAGCATGCCACCCTGGAACTGGTAGTAGTCGTTGGAATCGAGGATGTCGTGCTCACGGTTGTCCTGGTTGTGCAGCACCACCTGCATCTGCTCCAGGCGCTCGACGAAACGCTGCCGCGCAGGCAGCCCCTCGGCGCCGCTGCCGTAGGCGTAGCCGCCCCAGTTCAGGTACACCTCGGCCAGATCCGCGCGGCTCTGCCACAGGCGTTCCTCGATGGCGTTCTGCACCCCGGCGCCGTAGGCGCCCGGTTTGGCGCCGAACACCCGCCAGCCGGCCTGGCGGCGCGCTTCGGCTTCATCCAGGCCGTCATCCTTGAGGATGAGCGACTCACGCCAGACCCGCGCCGACAGCGGATTCATGTCTTCCGGCTCGTCCAGTTCGATAACCGCCTGCACGGCCTCGTCGAACAGACGAATCAGGTTGCTGAAGGCGTCGCGGAAGAAGCCCGACACGCGCAGGGTGACGTCTACCCGTGGCCGGCCGAGCTGTTCCAGAGCCAAGACCTCGAAGCGCTCGACACGCTGGCTGCCGGGCTGCCACACCGGGCGCACGCCCATCAGCGCCAGCGCTTGAGCAATATCGTCGCCACCGGTGCGCATGGTCGCCGTGCCCCACACCGACAGGCCGAGCTGGCGCAGGTGGTCGCCTTCGTCCTGCAGGTGGCGCTCCAGCAGGCGGTCGGCGGCCTGCACACCGAGGCGCCAGGCGGTCGGCGTGGGCAGGTGGCGCACGTCGACGGTGAAGAAGTTACGCCCGGTGGGCAGCACGTCGATGCGTCCACGGCTCGGCGCGCCGCTTGGCCCGGCGGGTACGAAGCGCCCTTCCAGTGCCGCCAGCAGGCCACCCATCTCGGCATCGCCGCAGGCATCGAGCAAGGGCGCGACGTAATCGGCCAGGCCATCGAGAATCAGCGCCACCTCGGCGCCGAAGGCGTCAGTGCGCTCACCCGTCAGACGCTGCTCGATCAGTCTCAGCGCCAGCAGCTCCAGGCGCTCACGGGTGTCCCCTACGGTGCGCCACAAACTGTTATCCACAGCCTGTAGTGCTTGTGGACGCAGCCCTTCCCAGGTCTGGCCCATGTCGCAATCCAACGGATCGAGGCCCAGCTCCAGACCACGGGCCAGCGCGCGCAGCAGGCTGGCATTGGCGCCCAGGCCATCGCCCCGGGGGATGCGCAGCAGTGCCAGCAGGGTGTCGCGGCGCAACTGGCCAGCCGGCGACTCACCAAACACGTGCAGGCCATCGCGAATCTGCGATTCCTTGAGGTCGCACAGGTAGGCGTCGAGCTGCGGCAGCCAGCTTTCCGGATCATCGTTGAGTTGCAGGCCCAGCTCGCGGTCGAGACTGGCCTCGCGCACCTTGGCCAGGATCTCGCCGCGCAGCTCCACGGCGCGGCGCTGGTCGAGCTGGCTGGCCTCGAAATATTCGTCGGCCAGGCGCTCCAGATCACGCAGCGGGCCGTAGCTTTCGGCGCGGGTCAGCGGCGGCATCAGGTGGTCGATGATCACCGCCTGGGTGCGGCGTTTGGCCTGAGCGCCCTCACCGGGGTCGTTGACGATAAAGGGGTAGATGTTGGGCAGTGGGCCGATCAGCGCCTGCGGCCAGCAGCCCTCGGACAGGCCGACGCTCTTGCCCGGCAACCATTCCAGGTTGCCGTGCTTGCCGACGTGGATCAGCGCATCGGCGGCGAAGGCCGTGCGCAGCCAGGCGTAGAAGGCGATATAGCCATGCGGCGGCACCAGATCGGGGTCGTGATAGACCGCCGCCGCGTCCAGTTGATAACCGCGCGCCGGCTGGATGCCGACGAAGGTCAGGCCGAAACGCAGGCCGGCGACCATCATCCGCCCGCTGCGGAACATCGGATCGTCCTGCGGCTCGCCCCAACGCTCGCGCACCGCCTGCTGGTTGGCCGCCGGCATGCTGTGGAAAAACCTCAGGTAGTCATCCAGCGCCAGGCTCTGCGCGCATGGCCGCGCGTCGAGGCTGTCGAGGTCGTTGGTAACGCCGCCGAGCAGGCTGTGGATAAGCGCGGTGCCGCTGTCCGGCAGCCCGTCCACCGGGTAGCCCTGCGCCTGCAGGGAACGAAGAATATTCAGCGCGGCGGCCGGCGTATCCAGGCCCACACCGTTGCCGATACGGCCATCACGGGTCGGGTAGTTGGCCAGGATCAGCGCGATTCGCTTCTGATCATTGCTTTTGTCCGCGAGATTGCACCAGTTACTTGCCAGTTCGGCAACGAAGGCCATCCCCGCTTCGTGCGCCTGGTAGCACACCACGTCGCTCTGGCTACGCTCGCTGCGCCAGGCCAGGCCCTTGAAGCTGATGGCGGGCCCGATCAGCCTTCCGTCCAGCTCGGGCAGTACCACATGCATGGCCAGATCACGCGAGCCCAGGCCCTGGGCGCTGGCCTGCCATTGCGCCTGGTTGTCCAGCGAGCAGATGGCCTGCAGCACCGGAATGTCGCGGCGGAACACCCGCGCCTGCGGCGCCTCGGGGTTGGACAAGGCGAAGCCGGTGGTGTTGATGATCAGCGCGGCGCTCGTCTCGTCCAACCAGGCCTGCACCTGATCCAGGCAGGCCGGCTCCTTGAGGCTGGCCACCGCAATCGGCAGCGGGTTGAGGCCCTGGCGGACAAGGTGCTCACAGAAGGTATCGACGAAGGCGGTATTCGCCGACTGCACATGGTTGCGGTAGAACAGCAGCGCCACCACCGGTGCGCCTTGCTGCCACTGAATCTGCCAGTCGGCAAGCCGGGCCGGGCTGGCGCTGGGGTGATACAGGCCCACGCGCGGCAGCGGCTGCGGCTCTTGCCAGGTGTCGATGCGCCCCAGCCAGCGACTGCCGATGCAGCGGAACAGCTGGCGCGCGTTATCCAGCCCGCCCTGGCGCAGGTACTGCCAAAGGCGCTGGCTGTCTTCTTCGCTAACGTTGCCAAGGGCACTCAGCTCCGGGTCAGGCTTGTCGTCGCCGGGCACCATGATCACCGTGGCGCCGCGCGCGCCCAGCTCCACCAGGCGTTCGACACCGTAGCGCCAGTAACTCACCCCGCCATGCACCGAGATCAGGATGACCTTGGCGTGCTGCAGCACCTGCTCGACGTAGAAGTCCACCGAGGCGTTGTTGCTCAGTTGCGCCGGGCTGGCCAGGCGCAGGCTGGGGTAGTCCTCCGGCAGTTGCCGGGCGGCTTCAGCCAGCAGGGCGAGGTGCGAATCACCCGTGCACAGGATCACCAGCTCGGCAGGCGTCTGGCCAAGGTCGGCAATGCTGTCGGCCGGCAGTTGGGTGCCAGGCTGGGTACGCAGGAGATGCATGTTCGCTCCGAGGAAGGCGCGAATCGTGGGAGGGGCTTTAGCCGCGACTATCCGCGAATTGGATCGCGGCTAAAGCCCCTCCCACAATCACTCAGGCCAGCGCTGCTTGCAGCTCGGCTTCTATAGCCGCGCGGTCGAGCTGCTGGCCGATCACTACCAGGCGGCTCACTCGCGGCTCGTCGGCTTGCCAGGCGCGGTCGAAGTGGCGATCGAAACGCTGACCGACACCTTGCACCAGCAGACGCATCGGCTTGCCAGGGATGGCAGCGAAACCTTTCACCCGCAGGATGCCGTACTTGGCCACCGCATCCTTCAGTGCGGCCAGCAGACGCGCCTCCTCGGCTTCCGGTAGTTCCACGTGGAACGAGTCGAATTCCTCGTGATCGTGGTCTTCGTCTTCATCATCGTGATGGGTGCGGCGGCTGTCGATATGCAGCTCGGTTTCGCTGTTCAGGCCCAGCAGCACATCCAGCGGCAGCTCGCCGCCGTGCGCCTCGATCACCTTGACTGCCGGCGGCAGCTCCTCGGCCACCTCGGCGCGCACCGCGGCCAGCGCCTCGGCGTCGAGCAAATCGGCCTTGTTGAGGATCACCAGGTCGGCGCTGGCCAACTGGTCGGCGAACAGCTCGTGCAGCGGCGATTCATGATCGAGGTTGGGGTCGAGCTTGCGCTGCTCGTCCACCTGATCCGGGAAGGCGGCGAAGGTGCCGGCGAGCACCGCCGGGCTGTCGACCACGGTAATCACCGCATCGACGGTGCAGGCGTTGCGGATTTCCGGCCAGTTGAAGGCCTGCACCAGCGGCTTGGGCAGCGCCAGGCCGCTGGTCTCGATAAGGATATGGTCAAGGTCGCCACGGCGCGCCACCAGCTCACGCATCACCGGGAAGAACTCTTCCTGCACCGTGCAGCACAGGCAGCCGTTGGCCAGTTCGAAGACGCGGCCGTTGGCCTCCTCCTCGCTGCAACCGATGGAGCACTGCTTGAGAATCTCGCCGTCGATCCCCAGCTCACCGAACTCGTTGACGATCACCGCGATACGGCGGCCGCCGGCGTTAGCCAGCAGATGGCGCAGCAGGGTGGTTTTACCAGCACCGAGAAAACCGGTGACGATGGTGACAGGCAGTTTGGCGAGGGTTTTCATGAATGGCCCCGTGGCGTCGGTAAGTTCGGCGGACGGGTACGCGCAGGCGGGCACGCAGGTGCGTGCTGGCCCCGTCGGATCACCCCGTCCGAGCAAATGGCTGGTCAGTCGAGGCAGGTCTCCTGGCTCACGGTCTGCGCATTGCGCGCCCTTCACCTTCCCGCCTGACGGCAGTGGTGTACGAAGGGTTTAAGACCGTTCACAGTTGCGGGGGCAGCCAGGGCATCGACCCTGTTCCCTCTTAGCTCCCCGGCGCCGTACCGGGAAGAACCTCGAAAGCGAGAAGGCTACGCAGGCCGCGGCGGCCGGTCAATCGCGGTTGACCGGTGGGATGCGCCATGTTGAGCTACGCCGCTGCACAGCACGAGCGCCCTTGATGATGCCTAGCCCCTTGAATCCCAGCCCTGACGCCTCGCCCATGGTGGTGGCTGGGCTTGGTTGCAGGCGCGACTGCCCCCAGCAAGACCTGCTCGCCCTGCTCATCCACAGCCTGGCCCAGCATGAGTTGACTGTGGATAACCTCGTTGGACTGGCCAGCATCGCCCACAAACGCGACGAGCCGGGGCTGCATCAACTGGCAATCCACTTGAATCTGGAGCTGACGTTCTTCCCCCCCGAAGCACTCACCCTCTACCAGCCGGAAAATGCCGACAGTGCCCTCATCCGATCCGTAACAGGCAGCCCCGCTGTGGCTGAACCCTGCGCCCTGGCTCTGGCCACGCAACTGGGCAAGGCAGCTCGCCTGCTGGGCGAGAAAACCCGCACAGCCAACGCCACCTGTGCGTTGGCAGGACTTCAATAGTTTGAGCATACAGCCTTGGATTACTTCGAAAGCGTTATTAAGACTTTGCTTGAAGGTGAAGGGTATTGGGTTCGACAGTCGTTCAAGGTCAACCTGACCAAGGAAGAAAAAAGGCAGGTGGGTAAACATTCCATTCCACGCCCGGAAATCGACCTTCTCGCTTACAAGCCCAGCGAAAATAGACTTCTCGCCTTTGAAGCAAAATCCTTCCTCGACTCTCCCGGTGTCCGACTGTCATGTCTTAGCGAAATCCATGACATTCCCGAAGGCAAATACAAGCTGTTTACTTGCGAAAATTACAGGTCGATCGTTTTCCAACGACTCAGACAGGATCTTATCGATTGTGGAATGGGTGACAGTACTACCGAAATAGTTCTGGGACTCGCTGCCGGTAAGGTCTATCAATCCAGGAATGCTGAAATCAAGGAGTTGTTCTCGCGAAACGGCTGGCTGTTCTGGTCACCGGAAGATATCCGCAACAAAGTGATCGCCCTCGCCAAGCGCGGCTATGAAAACGAGCCCGCCATCATCACGGCCAAAATTCTGATGCGCCAACCATGAACAGCGCAAACTCCCCCCTGACAAGGCACACCTCATGACCGTCTACTTTATCGGCGCCGGCCCCGGCGATCCCGAGCTGATTACCGTCAAGGGCCAGCGCCTGATTCGTTCGTGCCCGGTGATCCTCTATGCCGGCTCGCTGGTGCCCGCAGCAGTCCTGCACGGCCACAACGCGGAGCAGGTAATCAACACGGCCGAGCTGCACCTGAGTGAGATCATTACGCTGCTGAGCCAGGCCCATGAGCGCGGCGAGGATGTGGCCCGCGTGCACTCCGGCGACCCTTCGCTGTACGGCGCTATCGGCGAGCAGATTCGCGAGCTGCGTGCTCTGGGCATCCCTTTCGAGATCATCCCCGGCGTCACGGCCACCGCCGCCTGCGCGGCCTTGCTGGAAAGCGAGCTGACCCTGCCGGGCATCGCCCAGACCGTAATTCTCACCCGCTACGGCACCACTTCGCCGATGCCCGAGGGCGAGCAACTGCAGGATCTGGCGCGGCACCGCGCAACCATGGCCATCCACCTCGGCGTGCGCCAGCTGCCGGCCATAGTCGGCGAACTGCTGCCGCACTACGGCGCCGACTGCCCCATCGCGGTTATCCACAGGGCCAGTTGGCCGAATCAGGACTGGGTGCTCGGCACCCTCGCCGATATCGAGACCAAGGTCGCAGCCAAGGGCTTTCGCCGCACGGCACTGATTCTGGTCGGGCGAGTGCTCGATCCGGGTGTCTTTGCCGAGTCAGCGTTATATGACTCGGCGCATCGCCATCTTTATCGCCCTGGCAACGACTGAGCCATCCGTCATCTGGCGAGAAACTGCGCAAAGCGCTGAAAGCCCCGTGATAGCTGACGCCTGATAACTTATCAACAAGATAGGCCGAAGTTTATCCAGAGCTATTGTGAATAACGATGCGACAAGGATCAGTTTTTGAACAACAGGCTGATTAGCCCGGTTTATCTGGGCTTCAGCCTGGTATCACAAGGATATCCACAAGATGATCCACGGCAACTGTTAGCAACTCACCCTCAGAGCTGCACCTCGACCCGCTTGATACCCAGAGCCCGCAGCTCCGGCATCAACTCATCCAGGCTGGCAAAGGTCTCGACCTGCTCGGCCTCATCAACCAGAAAGAAGCTACGCCCTGCGCCTTTCTTGAAAAATACGATCCACTCAGCGGGATTGGCCGGATTGACCATGACCTGGGTATCGAACACAACCCCCTCGCTCGTTCTGCGTTTCACATCCGCGCGCTTCATCCTCTCTCCTGTTCCAGCGTGACTCAGATGATCCCACTGCCTGCATACGGCAGCGGATACGGCTCATAGTGTAAAGGATGAGGTGAGCACGCCTTGCTCACTGATGATCGGTGAGTGAAATCAGTCCCATAGTTATATATGCTTCATATACGAATCATATATAAGGAGGTATCCATGGGCATCGTCAACATCGATGACGAGCTGCATGACCAAATCCGCCGGGCGAGCAGCGTCTCGGGCCGTTCGATCAATGCACAGGCGGGTTTCTGGATTCGCATCGGCATGCTCTGCGAGATGAACCCGACGCTGAGCTTCAATGAGCTGATGTCCGCCGAGATGCGTGCAGCCGGCGTGGTGGTTCCGCCAAGAATGGCGGATGCCTCATGAGCAAGACACCGCAACAGATCGCCCTGATGGCGGAATCCGGCAGGTTGCTGGCGTCCGTGTTCGGCTACCTGGATCGCCTGGATCTGCTCGGCATGTCGACCCTGCAGGTCAACGACCTTGTGGATAACTACATCGTGGGTGAACTCAAGGCGCGCCCGGCGAGCAAGGGCCAGTATGGTTTCGCCTACGCCATGAACACGTCACGCAACGAGGTGGTGTGCCATGGAGTCCCCAGCGCCGACGATATCCTGCGCGATGGCGATCTGGTGAATTTCGATATCACCCTGGAGAAGAACGGCTATATCGCCGATTCGAGCAAGACCTACCTGATCGGCAAGGTGTCGGACCAGGCTCGTCAGCTGGCCGAAGTCACCTATGAGGCGATGTGCAAGGGCATCGAAGCCGTCAGACCCGGCGCCCGCCTCGGCGATATCGGTCATGCCATCGAACGCCATGCCCGCGCCCATCGCTACTCGGTGGTCAGGGAGTATTGCGGCCACGGCATCGGCCGGGAAATGCACGAGCCACCCGAAGTACTGCACTGGGGCAAAGCCGGCACCGGCCTGACCCTGCGCGAAGGCATGACCTTCACCATCGAACCCATGCTCAACCGGGGAACGGCGGACGTGCGTACGCTGCGCGACGGCTGGACGGTGGTGACCCGCGACGGCCAGCTCTCGGCGCAATTCGAACATACCGTGGCGGTCACCCGAGACGGCGTTCGCGTCCTTACGCTGCGCCCCGAAGAGCTGCACCTGAGCAGGATTTCGGCGTGATGGAAACGCAAAAGCCCGTCCAGATGGACGGTGGATACCCAGAATATAGTTTGACATAGAGGGCCGCAAAATCCGCTAGCTTCAGCGCTAGGGCCTGCCACAACAACCGAAACATAGTTTGACACAGCCTAACGCGCCCGCCCAAAAAGCCCCACCGCAGCCAAGAATAAAGTTTGACACAGCCAGCCCCCGCCTCACACGTGCCCTACACACATGCCGCGTGCCATAAACAAGGATCGCAGCCCACTGCCGCTGGATCGAGATACCGTCCATTGAATTGGCTTAAGGGAGTACCGCGTGGGCTTGGTGATCCAGATATGGGGCCCATCATGATGGTAGTCAGCGGGTGCCAGAACCCTGAGACGGCTCAGGGGTGCCATCACTGACCACCCCTTGGACATCCTAGTGGCGATGAACCTTGTCGTTGGCTACAAAGCTCAGCATTGAATTGTCCACGCACACGATGGCGTGTGGGTATTCTCAAGAAAGTCAGGCGCCAAAGCGTGATGTCACTAGGCTACAATCAGTCGTAGTGCACACGCTCGACCATCATCAGAATCTCGTGATGCCCAGCCCGAAATACGGATATTTCAATGCCACGTCCGCCGCACCTCAACTACCTCTGTCCCCGTCGCCGAGTGCTTGTCCAGCGAGCAGGCACCTTGGCGCGCGTCGCCGATAGGAATCTCGACTGTCTATGAATTATTTCACCGAAACGGCAGCCAATATCCTTGGCAATAAAAAGCTGCGTAGCCCCCAGATCGAGGCCTATATCAAGGCGCAGGAGCATTTCGAGAACTCCAACGAGGATGCACTAATCGTCCTGCCGACAGGGACGGGCAAAAGCGGGCTGATCTCCATCGTACCTTTCGGCCTGGCAAAGGGACGTGTGTTGATCATTACACCAGGCCTGGTCACCAAGCAGAGCATTCGACGGACACAGGAGCTGCTAGAAGACAACTTCTGGATCAATTTCGATGTGATTTTCAGTGCCGAGGATCTGCCGGTCACATGCGAATTTACGTCTGATACCCATCAGGCCAGCCTTGAGCAAGCCCACTTCGTCTATTCGAACATCCAGCAGGTATACAACGAGCGCGGACAGTCACTGACGAAGCGGGTGCCGTCCGACTTCTTCGACCTCATCATCATTGATGAGGGGCACCATGCGCCGGCACGTAGCTGGCAAAAGACCCTGGCCCACTTTTCCAAGGCTAAGAAGATCTTTGTGACTGGTACGCCGTTCCGCGGCGACAACCAAGAAGTGCCAGGAAAACTGATCCATAAGACGCCTCTCTCCGAGGTGATGCGTGATCGGTATGTTAAGTGGCTGAGGAAAGAGACCGTAAATGCTCATGAGCTTTACTTCACCGTCACCGAGCAGCCAGGTGTTCGGCTCTCCAAAGAGCAAGTCCTCGAATTCAAGGACCGAGAGTGGGTAGAGCGCAGCGTAGCCTTGTCTCCAGAATGCTCAATGGACGTAATCAACCTAAGCATTCAGAAACTGGATGAGCTCCGGAAAACCTCTCCGGACGTGCCACACAAGATTCTCGCTGTCGGTTGCAGCATCACCCACGCCGAGGACCTGCGCACCTGGTATCAATCCAAGAACCTGACTGCAGCTGTAGTGCACAGCGACATGGAGTTAGCAGATATCGATGCGGCATTCCGGGTAATCGATAACCACCAGTGCGATGTCGTTATCTCCGTGAACATGTTGATGGAAGGCTACGACCATCGTTACCTCACTGTTCTGGCCCTCTTCCGTCCCTACCGAAGCGAAAATGCCTTCGCACAAATTGTGGGCAGGGTTTTGCGGGCGATCCCAGCCGACGAGATCACGGCTTTTGAGATCGATAACAACGCCGTGGTGATCTATCACCAGGAGACCGGCTTGGATTCGATGTGGACTGCCTTCCAGACTGAGGTTGATCGGGCCAAACACCAGCGCACCCGCGACTACACAATCACGGACGAGGACTACACGCGCAAAGAGCAGAACCTGGGTGGTGTTTCCAGCTCCGAAGCATTTGTGAGTGACCGTGACTCCTACCTTGGAGATCTGGACTTCAACAAGATATTTTCGGAGAAACGGGCCGAAGTCGAGTCCATCGCAACGCAGAAGGTCCAGGCGCTTCCGGGGATTGAGGGCTATGACGCGGATGTTCTTGCACAGCTCAAGAACGTCTTCCTGAGTGCTGAGACAAAGAAAGCAGCTCAGATCATAGACCCCAACCTCGTGGAGAAGCGGCCTGAAATCGCGCGTAAGCAACTCCGCGAGATCCTTACCAAGAAGGCTCAGGACGAGGTCGCAACATTGCTCAGCGATCTGCAAATCGAAGAAAAAGCTTCTACCCTTTATCCGATATTCAAAAACCACCTACCGATGGCGAAACCCAACATGCCTAACGACGGTATACTGGTGAGCTTTATCTACACCAAGCTGGTGAAGAAATTCGGTAGGGTTGCTGACCGTGACAACAGCTCACTGACCAAGTCGATTGAGTACGTGGTAGTGATCATCGATGAATTAAGGAGAATGCTGAAATGAGTCTAGAATCCATCAGAATACTGGTTGATGAGCTCTCGACTCTCCACGTAACCCGTGGCGTTCAGCCCAGCGAACTTATCGACAATCTCTTCGAAGATGACTACGTCGAGTCCTCGGCGCGAAAGACATCGCAGGGGCTGGTGTTCGAGCTGGTCTTCTCGGAGCAAGATGAAGACGGATCGTCGAGCAAGGTCACCATGCGCTATACCTACGATCGCAGCCGTTATCTGGTACTTGTCGAGCAGAAGATGACGGCCAAGCGGTTCAGTACTCAATGGGATCGTACCCACGCCGTCCTGGAGCGGCTCGGCAAACTTGAAGCGCTGCTCGCTGACCAGCTACCGCGAGAGAAAGTCGCCGCAATCCTATCAACCATGCCCCAAGACTACCTTGCCCTTGCCCCGCAACTGCGGCTGGTGGCCTAACCCTAGCCAGTCATTCCACTGCGACCGATGCTCAACCAGCCATGATATCGCCGCAGTGAATCTGCTCGACATACTTGTACTGTTGGCGCTGATGGAAAATTGACCCACCCTGCCGATTGAAATTTGACCCAGGGCGGATTGCTGATTTTGTTACCAGCAACTGTGGATAAGTCTACCAGCGCAGCTGCTTTTGAACCCACTCCCTCGCTGTCCCAGTTCAGCTGTTGAAGACCTGCCACATGCAGCCATGCAGCAGGCCGTCGTCACCATGAAATCAGAACGACTCATCGTCCTCCGG
The genomic region above belongs to Pseudomonas sediminis and contains:
- the cobN gene encoding cobaltochelatase subunit CobN; this translates as MHLLRTQPGTQLPADSIADLGQTPAELVILCTGDSHLALLAEAARQLPEDYPSLRLASPAQLSNNASVDFYVEQVLQHAKVILISVHGGVSYWRYGVERLVELGARGATVIMVPGDDKPDPELSALGNVSEEDSQRLWQYLRQGGLDNARQLFRCIGSRWLGRIDTWQEPQPLPRVGLYHPSASPARLADWQIQWQQGAPVVALLFYRNHVQSANTAFVDTFCEHLVRQGLNPLPIAVASLKEPACLDQVQAWLDETSAALIINTTGFALSNPEAPQARVFRRDIPVLQAICSLDNQAQWQASAQGLGSRDLAMHVVLPELDGRLIGPAISFKGLAWRSERSQSDVVCYQAHEAGMAFVAELASNWCNLADKSNDQKRIALILANYPTRDGRIGNGVGLDTPAAALNILRSLQAQGYPVDGLPDSGTALIHSLLGGVTNDLDSLDARPCAQSLALDDYLRFFHSMPAANQQAVRERWGEPQDDPMFRSGRMMVAGLRFGLTFVGIQPARGYQLDAAAVYHDPDLVPPHGYIAFYAWLRTAFAADALIHVGKHGNLEWLPGKSVGLSEGCWPQALIGPLPNIYPFIVNDPGEGAQAKRRTQAVIIDHLMPPLTRAESYGPLRDLERLADEYFEASQLDQRRAVELRGEILAKVREASLDRELGLQLNDDPESWLPQLDAYLCDLKESQIRDGLHVFGESPAGQLRRDTLLALLRIPRGDGLGANASLLRALARGLELGLDPLDCDMGQTWEGLRPQALQAVDNSLWRTVGDTRERLELLALRLIEQRLTGERTDAFGAEVALILDGLADYVAPLLDACGDAEMGGLLAALEGRFVPAGPSGAPSRGRIDVLPTGRNFFTVDVRHLPTPTAWRLGVQAADRLLERHLQDEGDHLRQLGLSVWGTATMRTGGDDIAQALALMGVRPVWQPGSQRVERFEVLALEQLGRPRVDVTLRVSGFFRDAFSNLIRLFDEAVQAVIELDEPEDMNPLSARVWRESLILKDDGLDEAEARRQAGWRVFGAKPGAYGAGVQNAIEERLWQSRADLAEVYLNWGGYAYGSGAEGLPARQRFVERLEQMQVVLHNQDNREHDILDSNDYYQFQGGMLAAVETLRGLKVASYFGDNSQPDTPRIRSLKEELNRVVRARAANPKWIEGMKRHGYKGAFELAATIDYLFAFDATSELVDDHQYALLTDAYLLDKNTRDFIQEHNPGALNDILERLLEAQQRGLWENPGEYREALENLLLDSEES
- the cobW gene encoding cobalamin biosynthesis protein CobW, with product MKTLAKLPVTIVTGFLGAGKTTLLRHLLANAGGRRIAVIVNEFGELGIDGEILKQCSIGCSEEEANGRVFELANGCLCCTVQEEFFPVMRELVARRGDLDHILIETSGLALPKPLVQAFNWPEIRNACTVDAVITVVDSPAVLAGTFAAFPDQVDEQRKLDPNLDHESPLHELFADQLASADLVILNKADLLDAEALAAVRAEVAEELPPAVKVIEAHGGELPLDVLLGLNSETELHIDSRRTHHDDEDEDHDHEEFDSFHVELPEAEEARLLAALKDAVAKYGILRVKGFAAIPGKPMRLLVQGVGQRFDRHFDRAWQADEPRVSRLVVIGQQLDRAAIEAELQAALA
- a CDS encoding cobalamin biosynthesis protein — translated: MMPSPLNPSPDASPMVVAGLGCRRDCPQQDLLALLIHSLAQHELTVDNLVGLASIAHKRDEPGLHQLAIHLNLELTFFPPEALTLYQPENADSALIRSVTGSPAVAEPCALALATQLGKAARLLGEKTRTANATCALAGLQ
- the cobM gene encoding precorrin-4 C(11)-methyltransferase — translated: MTVYFIGAGPGDPELITVKGQRLIRSCPVILYAGSLVPAAVLHGHNAEQVINTAELHLSEIITLLSQAHERGEDVARVHSGDPSLYGAIGEQIRELRALGIPFEIIPGVTATAACAALLESELTLPGIAQTVILTRYGTTSPMPEGEQLQDLARHRATMAIHLGVRQLPAIVGELLPHYGADCPIAVIHRASWPNQDWVLGTLADIETKVAAKGFRRTALILVGRVLDPGVFAESALYDSAHRHLYRPGND
- a CDS encoding ParD-like family protein, with the protein product MGIVNIDDELHDQIRRASSVSGRSINAQAGFWIRIGMLCEMNPTLSFNELMSAEMRAAGVVVPPRMADAS
- the map gene encoding type I methionyl aminopeptidase, yielding MSKTPQQIALMAESGRLLASVFGYLDRLDLLGMSTLQVNDLVDNYIVGELKARPASKGQYGFAYAMNTSRNEVVCHGVPSADDILRDGDLVNFDITLEKNGYIADSSKTYLIGKVSDQARQLAEVTYEAMCKGIEAVRPGARLGDIGHAIERHARAHRYSVVREYCGHGIGREMHEPPEVLHWGKAGTGLTLREGMTFTIEPMLNRGTADVRTLRDGWTVVTRDGQLSAQFEHTVAVTRDGVRVLTLRPEELHLSRISA
- a CDS encoding DEAD/DEAH box helicase, giving the protein MNYFTETAANILGNKKLRSPQIEAYIKAQEHFENSNEDALIVLPTGTGKSGLISIVPFGLAKGRVLIITPGLVTKQSIRRTQELLEDNFWINFDVIFSAEDLPVTCEFTSDTHQASLEQAHFVYSNIQQVYNERGQSLTKRVPSDFFDLIIIDEGHHAPARSWQKTLAHFSKAKKIFVTGTPFRGDNQEVPGKLIHKTPLSEVMRDRYVKWLRKETVNAHELYFTVTEQPGVRLSKEQVLEFKDREWVERSVALSPECSMDVINLSIQKLDELRKTSPDVPHKILAVGCSITHAEDLRTWYQSKNLTAAVVHSDMELADIDAAFRVIDNHQCDVVISVNMLMEGYDHRYLTVLALFRPYRSENAFAQIVGRVLRAIPADEITAFEIDNNAVVIYHQETGLDSMWTAFQTEVDRAKHQRTRDYTITDEDYTRKEQNLGGVSSSEAFVSDRDSYLGDLDFNKIFSEKRAEVESIATQKVQALPGIEGYDADVLAQLKNVFLSAETKKAAQIIDPNLVEKRPEIARKQLREILTKKAQDEVATLLSDLQIEEKASTLYPIFKNHLPMAKPNMPNDGILVSFIYTKLVKKFGRVADRDNSSLTKSIEYVVVIIDELRRMLK